A genomic stretch from Amycolatopsis sp. 195334CR includes:
- a CDS encoding TauD/TfdA family dioxygenase, producing MTKDFEFVVTDAEREQVLAVARELVGTPPRLIDEGRWIDDCRHHAAELPVRVRQRLREFANDPGDAGALLIRNLPGAADRPTPTEPGSVERVASVGAAVIGLLSMQLGEVIAYRNEKSGALVQNVVPVPGMEAQQSNAGSTRLAMHVENAFHPRRPDFVGLFCVRADHERVAGLLLSCVRQVVGALPADIRQVLGERRFTTEAPPSFGMDGEGAPQHAVFTGDPADPDVQVDFHATSGNDDEAKNALEVLHDAITEAAEALIMAPGDLALVDNRVTLHGRTLFTPRYDGQDRWLHRTFVHLDHRRSRALRTRDGHVLA from the coding sequence ATGACCAAGGACTTCGAGTTCGTGGTGACCGACGCGGAGCGGGAGCAGGTCCTCGCCGTGGCACGCGAACTGGTCGGCACCCCGCCGCGGCTGATCGACGAGGGCCGGTGGATCGACGACTGCCGCCACCACGCGGCCGAACTGCCGGTCCGGGTGCGGCAGCGCCTGCGGGAGTTCGCCAACGACCCGGGCGACGCGGGCGCGCTGCTGATCCGGAACCTGCCCGGCGCCGCCGACCGGCCGACGCCCACCGAGCCCGGTTCGGTCGAGCGCGTGGCGAGCGTCGGCGCCGCGGTGATCGGGCTGCTGTCCATGCAGCTCGGCGAGGTGATCGCCTACCGCAACGAGAAGTCCGGCGCGCTGGTGCAGAACGTGGTGCCGGTGCCGGGCATGGAGGCGCAGCAGAGCAACGCGGGCAGCACCCGGCTCGCCATGCACGTGGAGAACGCCTTCCACCCGCGCCGCCCCGATTTCGTCGGCCTGTTCTGCGTGCGCGCGGACCACGAGCGGGTGGCCGGGCTGCTGCTGTCCTGCGTTCGCCAGGTGGTCGGCGCGCTGCCCGCCGACATCCGGCAGGTGCTCGGCGAACGCCGGTTCACCACCGAGGCGCCGCCGTCGTTCGGCATGGACGGCGAGGGCGCGCCGCAGCACGCGGTGTTCACCGGCGACCCCGCCGATCCCGACGTGCAGGTGGACTTCCACGCCACCTCCGGCAACGACGACGAGGCCAAGAACGCGCTCGAGGTGCTGCACGACGCCATCACCGAGGCGGCCGAGGCGCTGATCATGGCGCCGGGCGACCTCGCGCTGGTCGACAACCGCGTGACGCTGCACGGCCGGACGCTGTTCACCCCGCGCTACGACGGCCAGGACCGCTGGCTGCACCGCACCTTCGTCCACCTCGACCACCGGCGCTCCCGCGCGCTGCGCACCAGGGACGGTCACGTCCTCGCCTGA
- a CDS encoding haloacid dehalogenase type II translates to MVEIRGIQVVVFDVLGTLVDEPRGIRAALPDDEALASWQRHVETEQQRIAAGQRAYADSEAIDREAAEVAGCDDPATVARQAQHLPPWPDSVAGLDRLAQRFPVIGLSNASRTALLRISAHAGLRWHTALSGETVRAYKPSPEVYRLAIDVAACPPESVLMVAAHAWDLRGAQAAGMRTAYVERPVGDPPAATDAFDGRFGGLDELVNALGSP, encoded by the coding sequence ATGGTCGAGATCCGCGGCATCCAGGTGGTCGTTTTCGACGTCCTCGGCACTTTGGTCGACGAGCCGCGCGGCATTCGCGCCGCGCTGCCCGACGACGAGGCACTCGCCTCGTGGCAGCGGCACGTCGAGACCGAACAGCAGCGCATCGCGGCCGGGCAGCGCGCGTACGCCGACTCCGAGGCGATCGACCGGGAAGCCGCCGAAGTGGCCGGCTGCGACGATCCCGCGACCGTGGCACGGCAGGCGCAGCACCTGCCGCCCTGGCCCGATTCCGTCGCCGGCCTCGACCGGCTCGCGCAGCGGTTCCCGGTGATCGGCCTGTCCAACGCCAGCCGCACGGCCCTGCTGCGGATCAGCGCGCACGCCGGACTTCGCTGGCACACCGCGTTGTCGGGCGAAACCGTGCGGGCGTACAAACCGTCGCCGGAGGTCTACCGGCTCGCCATCGATGTCGCCGCCTGTCCGCCGGAAAGCGTGCTCATGGTGGCGGCGCACGCCTGGGACCTGCGTGGCGCCCAGGCGGCGGGCATGCGGACCGCCTACGTCGAACGGCCGGTCGGCGACCCACCGGCGGCGACCGACGCCTTCGATGGGCGGTTCGGCGGACTGGACGAGCTGGTCAACGCGTTAGGAAGTCCATGA
- a CDS encoding non-ribosomal peptide synthetase, whose amino-acid sequence MVTGNHGRLPVSSAQRAVWLAHQQDPTERRYTCAEYLTVTGPLDLPLFRRAWAALGAEADVLRVLRVEETADGELNQVLAECVPPLHELDLPDDTAALDWMHHDLDQPIDLATGPVSRAALLRITGHRHLLYLRMHHMFTDGHSMHLMQNALADTYTALVRGQDRTTARLGGLDALIAKDEKYRASADFEADRAYWTKRFADSPEPMRVPAVLGDRDERTIRARQVSYLPAGESAPLAEAAAGLGTTWQLAVVAATAAYLHRITGRRDVVLGLAGNGRRGGRASLTPGMAANTLALRLEVSPSMTLRQLVPLVAEETAAVQRHERFRYDDLCHALGTRLAEDGPLGPILNFMPYAREFRFADATASAVNLASGPSIDLTFGVTGAAEQGLALAVDADPALHRADGLAGALRRWTAFVLAATAAPDQEFRSIELLTQAERAEVLVRRNDTARARDGRTVVDLVREVARRQPDAIALSGTGSQLTYGELEAKAGLLTARLIERGVHREDVVGLAMPRSPELIVAMLAVLRAGASYLPLDLAYPPDRLRYMVTDSAPRCVLVTDSATAAAVLPADVVMVDAGELPSGGHPAEPVALAPASAANVIYTSGSTGSPKGVVAQHQGLVNFALDHVGRFGITPDSRVLQYLSPAFDAAGEDIWPALVAGARLVLPPEPASITPAELITTLKSERITHAAVPPSVLRQLPDGDLPDLVHLVVGGEPSDDRLVGRWARDRRMMNMYGPTETSCATGGRLLPGEPVTIGGPTDNVAVYVLDGDLRPVAPGVAGELYIAGHGVARGYLNQPGLTADRFLPCPYAEPGARMYRTGDRVFQRDDGRLQFLGRTDHQVKIRGFRVELGEIEAALGSAPGVENAIVLVKGTRSGGKQLAGYALRAPGAAVDTGGLRRRLRDALPEHMVPSSILVLDSFPVLPNGKVNRDALPDPAGSGPRVIQPPATKVQAALCGMFAEVLGVAEIGVHDSFFAQGGDSILALRLVSAARAAGLVLSPRQVFEHPTVAELAEVVGRDVTAEADDGLGAFPAPPIVRWATELGPIDRFHQSVCVRVPAGAGHDRLAKVLQLVIDRHPALRTRLTDVRSLRADAPATADVLSTVDVTGLDLDAVVEEQREAAVAALCPADGSLVRAVWCNAGEDHHGTLLLVLHHLAVDGVSWRVLLDDLAHAWEVVAADGTARWAPAGTSPRTWANQLATAAAEPRWTAQAALWQRVLTTDDPPIGKRERTGTDTFDTAAATELTLPDGLAEPLLTVLPDRYRATQNDVLLTAFALAARRWRERWLPGGTAVLVDLEGHGRQDAGQPVALDNTVGWFTSIHPVAVDPGALDWPAVVSGGAELGPVLKRVKEQLRAIPDHGLGFGLLRYLNDDTARVLAPLGSPRLAFNYLGRLTVSEAADWALTGDDPFDGAADPRMVMPHELEINVLAYDRPQGTELTVRAMWPSGVLDEADVIDFLGLLRDALTGLAAHAALPGAGGMTPSDVPLVDLDQEEIDELTRDRPGTADILPLTPLQEALLLHHLVTKDTIDVYNEQLRMILEGPLDADRLRAALAAVVRRHPALAAAFDHDVAEPVQLVPADPPPVPWTEHDLSDLDPGERDLRAAHLADADRAARFRLDQPPPLRVQLVRLGPDRHQLVLTAHHIVWDGWSMAIVLREFFACYPHGDDRVLPAPPRYRNYLTWLRAQDTGAARAAWADYLAGVAGPTRVAPDLPADQVTHELLITHLPENVATRLTERAKQAGVTFNAVVQLVWAGLLGELTGEQDVIFGTSVSGRPPEIAGVHDMVGLLTNTVPVRVRLEHEAPVADALARLAREQVPLLNHHHLGLADIQRQSGHDRVTLFDTTLMVLNYPFDPAEWDAALGDLHVADHHLSDDTPYPLRLVVVPGPRVQVRLGFRPDAVSREEATALLDRVAAAFTAIAHDPGLTVAGLFARTPLVAPLDGRLEGTT is encoded by the coding sequence ATGGTCACGGGGAACCACGGACGACTGCCGGTGTCCAGTGCGCAGCGAGCCGTCTGGTTGGCCCACCAGCAGGATCCGACCGAACGCCGGTACACCTGCGCGGAATACCTGACCGTCACCGGACCGCTCGACCTGCCGCTGTTCCGGCGGGCGTGGGCCGCGCTCGGTGCGGAAGCCGACGTGCTGCGGGTGCTGCGCGTCGAGGAAACCGCCGACGGTGAGCTGAACCAGGTGCTCGCCGAGTGCGTCCCGCCGCTGCACGAACTGGACCTGCCCGACGACACCGCAGCGCTCGACTGGATGCACCACGACCTCGACCAGCCGATCGATCTCGCGACCGGACCGGTGTCCCGGGCCGCGCTGCTGCGGATCACCGGCCACCGGCACCTGCTCTACCTGCGCATGCACCACATGTTCACCGACGGGCACAGCATGCACCTGATGCAGAACGCGCTCGCCGACACCTACACCGCCCTGGTGCGCGGGCAGGACCGGACCACCGCCCGCCTCGGCGGGCTCGACGCACTGATCGCGAAGGACGAGAAGTACCGGGCCAGCGCGGACTTCGAGGCCGACCGCGCCTACTGGACCAAGCGCTTCGCCGACTCCCCCGAGCCAATGCGGGTGCCCGCCGTGCTGGGTGACCGGGACGAGCGCACGATCCGCGCGCGGCAGGTGTCCTACCTGCCCGCCGGGGAATCCGCGCCGCTGGCCGAGGCCGCCGCCGGGCTCGGCACCACCTGGCAGCTGGCGGTGGTCGCGGCGACCGCGGCCTACCTGCACCGGATCACCGGCCGCCGGGACGTGGTGCTCGGGCTGGCGGGCAACGGGCGGCGCGGCGGGCGCGCGAGCCTCACCCCGGGCATGGCCGCCAACACCCTCGCCCTCCGGCTGGAGGTGTCGCCGTCGATGACCCTGCGGCAACTGGTGCCGCTGGTCGCCGAGGAGACCGCCGCCGTGCAGCGGCACGAGCGCTTCCGCTACGACGACCTGTGCCACGCGCTCGGCACGCGGCTCGCCGAGGACGGGCCGCTCGGCCCGATCCTCAACTTCATGCCGTACGCCAGGGAGTTCCGCTTCGCCGACGCGACGGCGAGCGCGGTCAACCTGGCGTCGGGGCCGAGCATCGACCTCACCTTCGGCGTGACCGGCGCGGCCGAGCAGGGCCTGGCACTGGCCGTCGACGCCGATCCCGCGCTGCACCGGGCCGATGGGCTCGCGGGGGCGCTGCGCCGGTGGACCGCCTTCGTGCTGGCCGCCACCGCCGCGCCCGACCAGGAGTTCCGGTCGATCGAGCTGCTCACCCAAGCCGAACGCGCCGAAGTGCTCGTCCGGCGCAACGACACCGCCCGCGCCCGCGACGGGCGCACCGTGGTCGACCTCGTGCGCGAAGTCGCCCGGCGGCAACCCGACGCGATCGCGCTCAGCGGCACCGGGAGCCAGTTGACCTACGGCGAGCTGGAGGCGAAGGCGGGCCTGCTCACCGCCCGGCTGATCGAGCGCGGTGTGCACCGGGAGGACGTCGTCGGGCTCGCCATGCCGCGCTCCCCCGAGCTGATCGTCGCGATGCTCGCCGTGCTCCGCGCCGGCGCGTCCTACCTGCCGCTCGACCTCGCCTACCCGCCGGATCGCCTGCGGTACATGGTGACCGACAGCGCGCCGCGGTGCGTGCTGGTCACCGACAGCGCCACCGCGGCCGCCGTGCTGCCCGCCGACGTGGTCATGGTCGACGCCGGCGAACTGCCGTCCGGCGGGCACCCCGCCGAGCCGGTCGCGCTCGCCCCCGCTTCGGCGGCCAACGTCATCTACACCTCGGGGTCCACCGGTTCGCCGAAGGGCGTGGTCGCACAGCACCAGGGCCTGGTCAACTTCGCGCTCGACCACGTGGGCCGGTTCGGCATCACCCCGGACAGCCGGGTGCTGCAGTACCTCTCCCCCGCCTTCGACGCCGCGGGCGAGGACATCTGGCCTGCACTGGTCGCCGGGGCCCGGCTGGTGCTGCCGCCCGAGCCCGCGAGCATCACCCCCGCCGAGCTGATCACCACGCTGAAGTCCGAGCGGATCACCCACGCCGCCGTGCCGCCCAGCGTGCTGCGCCAGCTGCCGGACGGGGACCTGCCGGACCTCGTGCACCTGGTGGTCGGCGGCGAACCCTCGGACGACCGCCTGGTCGGCCGGTGGGCCCGCGACCGCCGGATGATGAACATGTACGGCCCCACCGAAACCTCCTGCGCCACCGGTGGCCGGCTGCTGCCCGGTGAGCCGGTGACCATCGGCGGGCCGACCGACAACGTGGCGGTGTACGTCCTCGACGGCGACCTGCGGCCGGTGGCGCCCGGGGTCGCGGGCGAGCTGTACATCGCCGGGCACGGCGTCGCCCGCGGGTACCTCAACCAGCCGGGGCTCACCGCGGACCGGTTCCTCCCCTGCCCCTACGCCGAGCCCGGCGCGCGGATGTACCGCACCGGGGACCGGGTGTTCCAGCGCGACGACGGCAGGCTGCAGTTCCTCGGCCGCACCGACCACCAGGTCAAGATCCGCGGTTTCCGGGTGGAGCTCGGGGAGATCGAGGCCGCGCTCGGCTCGGCTCCCGGCGTGGAGAACGCCATCGTGCTGGTGAAGGGCACACGGTCCGGTGGGAAGCAGCTGGCGGGTTACGCGCTGCGGGCGCCGGGCGCGGCGGTGGACACGGGCGGGCTGCGCCGCCGGTTGCGCGACGCGCTGCCCGAGCACATGGTGCCGTCCTCGATCCTGGTGCTCGACTCCTTTCCCGTGCTGCCCAACGGAAAGGTGAACCGCGACGCGCTGCCGGACCCGGCGGGTTCCGGGCCCAGGGTCATCCAGCCCCCGGCGACGAAGGTGCAGGCGGCGCTCTGCGGGATGTTCGCCGAAGTGCTCGGGGTGGCCGAGATCGGCGTGCACGACTCGTTCTTCGCCCAGGGCGGCGACAGCATCCTGGCGTTGCGCCTGGTCTCCGCCGCCCGCGCGGCCGGTCTGGTGCTGTCCCCGCGGCAGGTGTTCGAGCACCCGACCGTCGCCGAACTCGCCGAGGTGGTCGGGCGGGACGTGACCGCGGAGGCCGACGACGGCCTCGGCGCGTTCCCCGCTCCCCCGATCGTGCGCTGGGCGACGGAACTGGGGCCGATCGACCGGTTCCACCAGTCGGTGTGCGTCCGCGTCCCGGCCGGGGCCGGGCACGACCGGCTCGCCAAGGTCCTGCAGCTGGTGATCGACCGCCACCCGGCGCTGCGCACGCGGCTCACCGACGTGCGTTCGCTGCGTGCCGACGCACCCGCCACGGCGGACGTGTTGTCCACTGTGGACGTCACAGGGCTCGATCTCGACGCCGTGGTCGAGGAACAGCGCGAGGCTGCCGTCGCCGCGCTGTGCCCGGCCGACGGCAGCCTCGTGCGCGCGGTGTGGTGCAACGCGGGCGAGGACCACCACGGCACGCTGCTCCTGGTGCTGCACCACCTCGCCGTGGACGGGGTCTCGTGGCGCGTCCTGCTCGACGACCTGGCGCACGCGTGGGAGGTGGTGGCCGCCGACGGGACCGCGCGGTGGGCACCGGCGGGCACGTCCCCGCGCACCTGGGCGAACCAGCTCGCCACCGCGGCGGCCGAACCCCGCTGGACGGCGCAGGCCGCGCTGTGGCAACGCGTCCTCACCACCGACGACCCGCCCATCGGCAAGCGGGAACGCACGGGCACCGACACCTTCGACACCGCGGCCGCCACCGAACTCACGCTGCCGGACGGCCTCGCCGAACCGCTGCTGACCGTGCTGCCCGACCGGTACCGGGCCACCCAGAACGACGTGCTGCTGACCGCGTTCGCGCTCGCCGCCCGGCGCTGGCGCGAACGGTGGCTGCCCGGCGGCACCGCCGTGCTGGTGGACCTGGAAGGGCACGGCCGCCAGGACGCCGGGCAGCCGGTCGCGCTGGACAACACGGTCGGCTGGTTCACCAGCATCCACCCGGTGGCCGTCGATCCCGGGGCGCTCGACTGGCCCGCCGTGGTCTCCGGCGGCGCCGAGCTGGGCCCGGTGCTCAAGCGGGTCAAGGAGCAACTGCGCGCGATCCCCGATCACGGCCTCGGTTTCGGGCTGCTGCGGTACCTCAACGACGACACCGCTCGGGTGCTGGCCCCGCTCGGCTCGCCCCGGCTGGCCTTCAACTACCTCGGCAGGCTCACCGTCTCCGAGGCCGCGGACTGGGCGCTCACCGGCGACGACCCGTTCGACGGCGCCGCCGACCCGCGCATGGTGATGCCGCACGAGCTGGAGATCAACGTCCTCGCCTACGACCGTCCACAGGGGACGGAACTCACGGTGCGGGCGATGTGGCCGTCGGGGGTGCTGGACGAAGCCGACGTCATCGACTTCCTCGGCCTCCTGCGGGACGCGCTGACCGGGCTGGCCGCGCACGCCGCGCTACCCGGCGCGGGCGGAATGACCCCGTCCGACGTGCCGCTGGTCGACCTCGACCAGGAGGAGATCGACGAGCTCACCCGGGACCGGCCGGGTACCGCCGACATCCTGCCGCTGACCCCGCTGCAGGAGGCGCTCCTGCTGCACCACCTGGTCACCAAGGACACCATCGACGTCTACAACGAGCAGTTGCGGATGATCCTCGAAGGGCCGCTGGACGCGGACCGGCTGCGGGCCGCGCTGGCGGCGGTGGTCCGGCGGCACCCGGCGCTGGCCGCCGCCTTCGACCACGACGTGGCCGAGCCCGTCCAGCTGGTGCCCGCCGACCCGCCGCCGGTGCCGTGGACCGAGCACGACCTCTCGGACCTCGACCCCGGCGAGCGCGACCTCCGCGCGGCGCACCTGGCCGACGCCGACCGGGCCGCCCGGTTCCGGCTGGACCAGCCACCGCCGCTGCGGGTCCAGCTGGTCCGGCTCGGCCCGGACCGCCACCAGCTCGTGCTCACCGCGCACCACATCGTCTGGGACGGCTGGTCCATGGCGATCGTGCTGCGCGAGTTCTTCGCCTGCTACCCGCACGGCGACGACCGCGTGCTCCCCGCGCCGCCGCGCTACCGGAACTACCTGACCTGGCTGCGCGCGCAGGACACCGGTGCCGCGCGCGCGGCGTGGGCGGACTACCTCGCCGGGGTGGCCGGCCCGACGCGGGTCGCCCCCGACCTGCCTGCCGACCAGGTGACGCACGAACTGCTGATCACCCACCTGCCCGAGAACGTGGCCACGCGGCTCACCGAGCGGGCCAAGCAGGCCGGGGTCACCTTCAACGCGGTGGTGCAGCTGGTCTGGGCGGGCCTGCTCGGTGAACTCACCGGCGAGCAGGACGTCATCTTCGGCACCTCGGTCTCCGGCAGGCCGCCGGAGATCGCCGGGGTGCACGACATGGTCGGGCTGCTCACGAACACCGTGCCGGTGCGGGTCCGGCTGGAGCACGAGGCGCCGGTGGCCGACGCGCTGGCCCGGCTCGCGCGGGAGCAGGTCCCGCTGCTCAACCACCACCACCTCGGGCTGGCCGACATCCAGCGGCAGTCCGGCCACGACCGGGTCACCCTGTTCGACACCACCCTGATGGTGCTCAACTACCCGTTCGACCCCGCCGAATGGGACGCCGCCCTGGGTGATCTGCACGTGGCGGACCACCACCTCAGCGACGACACCCCCTACCCGCTGCGACTCGTCGTGGTGCCGGGGCCGCGGGTCCAGGTCCGGCTCGGCTTCCGGCCCGACGCCGTGAGCCGGGAGGAGGCCACCGCCCTGCTCGACCGGGTGGCCGCCGCGTTCACCGCCATCGCGCACGACCCCGGGCTGACCGTCGCCGGCCTCTTCGCCCGAACACCACTTGTCGCGCCCCTCGACGGGCGGCTGGAGGGAACAACATGA
- a CDS encoding LysR family transcriptional regulator encodes MPDHLDLNLLRVFDALLQESSVTAAAERLHLSIPATSRALGRLRRAMGDPILVRAGRGMAPTPFALRTAPRVRSLLDEAVALISADREITPAELERTFTIRINDGVAATLATAAVEATARLAPGVVLRFVTEGSESAEALRDGSVDLDIGAGELPAPDIRSAALYRERVVGIVRADSALGRHRRPSLAQLCKHPHVSASRRGRARGPLDEVLAAAGLQRQVAAVVPTSAVAAFLVASSDYVGLVPQRLAEQFGDALGIRWFPIAAELPEIDVRLLWHARLDADPAHRWLRGTLRDAL; translated from the coding sequence ATGCCCGACCACCTGGATCTGAACCTGCTGCGTGTGTTCGACGCCCTGCTCCAGGAAAGCAGCGTCACCGCGGCGGCCGAACGCCTCCACCTGTCCATCCCGGCGACCAGCCGGGCGCTGGGCAGGCTGCGGCGGGCGATGGGCGACCCGATCCTGGTGCGGGCCGGGCGGGGCATGGCCCCGACGCCGTTCGCGCTGCGGACCGCGCCGCGGGTGCGGTCCCTGCTCGACGAGGCGGTGGCCCTGATCAGCGCGGACCGCGAAATCACCCCCGCCGAGCTCGAACGTACTTTCACGATCCGGATCAACGACGGGGTGGCCGCGACGCTGGCCACCGCCGCCGTCGAAGCCACGGCGAGGCTGGCTCCCGGGGTGGTTCTGCGCTTTGTCACCGAGGGCAGCGAAAGCGCCGAGGCGCTGCGCGACGGTTCGGTGGACCTGGACATCGGCGCGGGGGAGCTGCCCGCGCCCGACATCAGGTCCGCGGCGCTGTACCGCGAACGCGTGGTCGGCATCGTCCGCGCAGACAGCGCGCTGGGCCGCCACCGCCGCCCGTCGCTGGCGCAGTTGTGCAAGCACCCCCACGTTTCGGCGTCCCGGCGAGGGCGGGCGCGGGGTCCGCTCGACGAGGTGCTGGCCGCGGCCGGTCTCCAGCGCCAGGTCGCCGCCGTGGTGCCGACCTCTGCGGTGGCGGCGTTCCTGGTGGCGTCGAGCGACTACGTCGGGCTCGTACCGCAGCGCCTCGCCGAGCAGTTCGGCGACGCGCTGGGCATTCGCTGGTTCCCGATCGCCGCCGAACTGCCGGAGATCGACGTGCGGCTGCTCTGGCACGCGCGGCTCGACGCCGACCCGGCCCACCGCTGGCTGCGCGGCACCCTCCGCGACGCGCTGTGA
- a CDS encoding DedA family protein: MFEMLDSVVDGLREAVDSPWPWVLVFVLSAANALIPFLPSRTAVVTVAVLVAAHPERLALLTVLAAAGALAGDCAGYWIGRRVRPGVLARLQRGERARRWSERARRAAHRHAPALIVAGRHLPGGRITGAIAPGSISYPWRRFLVLDLIGTTLWAGYCTAVGYLGGASFADDPVKGLLVGFGIALVVPLVTELIRRRLSRREPAPDRGAHQ; encoded by the coding sequence ATGTTCGAGATGCTGGATTCGGTGGTCGACGGCCTGCGTGAAGCGGTCGATTCCCCCTGGCCCTGGGTGCTCGTGTTCGTGCTTTCCGCGGCGAACGCGCTGATTCCGTTCCTGCCCAGCAGAACCGCGGTGGTCACCGTCGCCGTGCTGGTCGCCGCGCATCCGGAACGCCTGGCGCTGCTCACCGTGCTGGCCGCGGCGGGCGCGTTGGCCGGTGACTGCGCGGGATACTGGATCGGCAGGCGCGTGCGCCCCGGGGTGCTGGCTCGGCTGCAACGCGGGGAACGCGCGCGCCGGTGGTCCGAACGGGCAAGGCGCGCCGCGCACCGGCACGCGCCCGCGTTGATCGTGGCCGGGCGCCACCTGCCCGGCGGCCGGATCACCGGGGCGATCGCGCCCGGCAGCATTTCCTATCCCTGGCGCCGTTTTCTCGTGCTGGACCTGATCGGCACGACGCTGTGGGCGGGGTACTGCACCGCGGTCGGTTACCTCGGCGGCGCCAGTTTCGCCGACGACCCGGTGAAGGGACTGCTGGTGGGCTTCGGCATCGCGCTGGTGGTGCCGCTGGTGACCGAGCTGATCCGGCGCCGGCTGTCGCGTCGCGAGCCGGCGCCGGACCGCGGCGCTCACCAGTGA
- a CDS encoding CGNR zinc finger domain-containing protein, protein MDFAFVSGNPALDLAGTVGSRRDAPVDTLATPADLERWVAACAELPSQVTADAVTFEQALELREALYRLALDRVLDQPFDRAALKTVNRAAAGPVPALELGDAGVRISGDLRAVLAHLARSGITLFADREACLKECGRASCTRIYVDRSRGTRRTWCGMDECGNRVKAAAYRARQRATR, encoded by the coding sequence GTGGATTTCGCCTTCGTCAGCGGCAACCCGGCCCTCGACCTGGCCGGGACCGTGGGTTCCCGCCGGGACGCGCCGGTCGACACCCTGGCCACCCCCGCGGACCTCGAACGCTGGGTGGCCGCCTGCGCCGAGCTGCCCAGCCAAGTCACCGCCGACGCGGTGACCTTCGAGCAGGCGCTGGAACTGCGCGAAGCGCTCTACCGGCTCGCACTGGACCGCGTGCTCGACCAGCCCTTCGACCGGGCCGCTCTCAAGACCGTGAATCGCGCAGCCGCCGGACCGGTACCCGCGCTGGAACTCGGCGACGCGGGCGTCCGCATCTCCGGGGACCTGCGTGCCGTGCTCGCCCACCTGGCCCGGAGCGGGATCACCCTGTTCGCCGATCGGGAGGCGTGCCTCAAGGAGTGCGGTCGCGCGAGTTGCACCCGCATCTACGTCGACCGCTCGCGCGGCACCCGCCGCACCTGGTGCGGCATGGACGAATGCGGCAACCGCGTCAAGGCCGCCGCCTACCGCGCCCGGCAGCGGGCCACGCGCTGA
- a CDS encoding alpha/beta fold hydrolase has translation MAKQAVIYKTEAGEREILRRYEEILAGWPVPAGRHHVPTREGDTFVLVSGPEDAPPLVLLHGSGSNAAMWAGDVAAWARHFRVHAVDMIGEPGLSARSRPPLDSTAYADWLDDVLDHFGLDSAAFTGASLGGWLALDYAIRRPRRVDRLAVLCPGGVGRQKFGFLFKVALYRPFGAWGLRRSIKAVAGVDPGDTPEVADYLTLMFTHFQPRRDRLPVFSDEALRGLAMPVKVIVGARDAMFDSAETARRVENTVPHAEVTVLPDVAHSIIGQTQPIMDFLTR, from the coding sequence GTGGCCAAGCAAGCCGTGATCTACAAGACCGAGGCGGGGGAGCGCGAGATCCTTCGCCGCTACGAGGAAATCCTCGCGGGCTGGCCGGTTCCGGCCGGACGCCACCACGTGCCGACCCGCGAGGGCGACACGTTCGTGCTGGTGAGCGGCCCCGAGGACGCGCCACCGCTGGTGCTGCTGCACGGTTCCGGCTCGAACGCGGCGATGTGGGCCGGGGACGTCGCGGCCTGGGCGCGGCACTTCCGCGTGCACGCCGTCGACATGATCGGCGAGCCCGGGCTGTCCGCGCGCTCGCGCCCGCCGCTCGACTCCACGGCGTACGCCGACTGGCTTGATGACGTCCTGGATCACTTCGGCCTCGACAGCGCCGCGTTCACCGGCGCCTCACTCGGCGGCTGGCTCGCGCTCGACTATGCGATCCGGCGACCGAGGCGGGTGGACCGGCTCGCGGTGCTGTGCCCCGGCGGGGTCGGCCGTCAGAAGTTCGGCTTCCTGTTCAAGGTCGCGCTGTACCGGCCGTTCGGCGCCTGGGGCCTGCGCCGGTCGATCAAGGCGGTCGCGGGCGTCGATCCCGGCGACACCCCCGAGGTCGCCGACTACCTCACGCTGATGTTCACGCACTTCCAGCCCCGCCGGGACCGGCTTCCCGTGTTCTCCGACGAAGCGCTGCGCGGGCTGGCCATGCCGGTGAAGGTGATCGTCGGCGCGCGCGACGCGATGTTCGACTCGGCGGAGACGGCCCGGCGCGTCGAGAACACCGTGCCGCACGCGGAAGTCACCGTGCTGCCGGACGTCGCGCACTCCATCATCGGCCAGACGCAGCCGATCATGGACTTCCTAACGCGTTGA